The following are encoded in a window of Flavobacterium sp. WC2421 genomic DNA:
- a CDS encoding DinB family protein produces the protein MNTSLDVTRTSRKMLSQILKGYTLAQLNTIPEGHNNNLIWNIAHIVVVQQMLVYKLSGLPMNISDSLVEKYKKGTKPEQDATQAEVDEIYNLLMDTIDQTEIDMNNNSFVSYQEYPTSTGFVLKNTKDAMFFNSFHEGIHIGAILGIRKFI, from the coding sequence ATGAACACATCATTAGACGTTACCAGAACCAGTAGAAAAATGTTATCTCAAATTTTAAAAGGATATACATTAGCACAATTGAACACCATTCCTGAGGGACATAATAATAATTTAATTTGGAATATTGCCCACATCGTAGTGGTGCAACAAATGCTAGTTTATAAATTATCGGGTCTTCCAATGAATATTTCAGATTCGTTGGTCGAAAAATATAAAAAAGGGACAAAGCCAGAACAAGATGCAACGCAAGCTGAAGTAGATGAAATTTATAATTTACTGATGGATACCATCGATCAAACGGAGATTGATATGAATAATAATAGTTTTGTTAGCTACCAAGAATACCCCACTTCAACAGGTTTTGTTTTGAAAAATACTAAAGACGCTATGTTTTTTAATAGTTTTCATGAGGGGATTCATATTGGCGCTATTCTAGGTATTAGAAAATTCATTTAA
- a CDS encoding arsenate reductase family protein, whose translation MNKIYYIASCDTCRKIIKTLPKGNNLVFRDIKQNPLTTEELDEMYQLSGSYEALFSKKAQLYKSMNLKDQTLTEDDYKKYILEHYTFLSRPVFVINGNVFVGGTQQNMLQVMKALNNV comes from the coding sequence ATGAACAAAATCTATTACATCGCTTCTTGTGATACTTGTCGAAAAATTATTAAAACCTTACCTAAAGGCAATAATCTTGTTTTTAGAGACATCAAGCAAAATCCTTTAACTACTGAAGAATTGGATGAAATGTATCAATTATCAGGCAGTTACGAGGCATTGTTTAGTAAAAAAGCACAATTGTATAAATCTATGAATTTGAAGGATCAAACCTTGACTGAAGATGATTATAAAAAATACATTTTAGAACACTATACGTTTTTAAGTCGTCCCGTTTTTGTTATTAACGGTAATGTTTTTGTTGGCGGAACGCAGCAAAACATGCTTCAAGTGATGAAAGCATTAAATAATGTCTAA
- a CDS encoding DMT family transporter: MSKRNIALFGATIVSIIYGVTFTIAKDVMPTYIDAYGFILLRVSGAMLLFWFCWLFMPKEKIATNDFPRIIVAAFFGVAFNMLTFFKGLSLTSPISASVIMVTTPMIVLVLSAIIMKERMKKRMVAGISLGLIGTGFLILYGKSIGTATNATLGNILVFLNAVSYGFYLIIVKKLMEKYNAFTFVKWIYLFGFLMVLPFGWSQFEIVNWSIVPVAIYWKIGFVVVISTFVTYLLNLLTMKELKPTTVAVFIYLQPVFATVFAIGLGKDDLSLVKIISAILIFLGVYMVTQKPSERKE, from the coding sequence ATGTCTAAAAGAAATATTGCTCTTTTTGGTGCAACTATTGTTTCCATAATATACGGCGTTACATTTACCATTGCCAAAGATGTCATGCCTACCTATATTGATGCTTATGGCTTCATTTTATTGCGTGTAAGTGGTGCTATGCTTTTATTCTGGTTCTGCTGGTTGTTTATGCCTAAAGAAAAAATAGCAACTAATGATTTTCCCCGAATTATTGTTGCTGCTTTTTTTGGCGTGGCCTTCAATATGCTAACTTTTTTTAAAGGACTTAGCCTTACTTCACCCATCTCGGCATCCGTAATTATGGTTACCACGCCTATGATTGTTTTAGTCCTTTCGGCAATTATTATGAAAGAACGAATGAAGAAACGCATGGTTGCTGGGATTTCTCTGGGTTTAATAGGAACTGGTTTTTTAATTCTTTATGGCAAATCAATTGGTACCGCCACAAATGCCACTTTAGGAAATATTCTCGTTTTTTTAAATGCCGTTTCTTATGGTTTTTATTTAATCATTGTCAAAAAATTGATGGAGAAATACAATGCTTTTACTTTTGTAAAATGGATTTATCTATTTGGTTTTTTAATGGTTTTGCCTTTTGGCTGGAGCCAATTTGAAATAGTTAACTGGTCAATAGTCCCTGTAGCTATATATTGGAAAATAGGATTTGTAGTCGTTATTTCGACTTTTGTAACCTATTTATTGAATTTACTTACCATGAAGGAATTAAAACCAACAACAGTGGCTGTATTTATTTATCTACAACCTGTATTCGCAACTGTATTTGCGATTGGCCTTGGGAAAGATGATTTGAGTTTAGTGAAAATTATTTCGGCCATTTTAATCTTTTTAGGGGTGTATATGGTTACCCAAAAACCATCTGAAAGAAAGGAATAA
- a CDS encoding YicC/YloC family endoribonuclease: protein MIQSMTGFGKATLQLPTKKITVEVKSLNSKGLDLNVRMPSLYREMELGLRTQIASKLERGKVDFSIFIESTAEQTTTKVNVPIVKAYISQLREVYAAADETELMKMAVRMPDALKIERDEIDENDWVQIQTVIEEAVQNILTFRKDEGMSLEKEFQLRIGNIRQYMTDALALDPERVQAIKDRLQTAIAELQVNVDENRFEQELIYYLEKLDITEEKVRLTNHLDYFLETINGTEANGRKLGFITQEMGREINTMGSKSNHAQMQKLVVQMKDELEKIKEQVLNVL, encoded by the coding sequence ATGATACAATCAATGACAGGTTTTGGTAAAGCTACTTTGCAACTACCAACCAAAAAAATAACAGTAGAAGTAAAATCTTTAAACAGTAAAGGTCTTGACCTTAATGTAAGAATGCCTTCGCTGTACCGCGAAATGGAATTGGGTTTACGAACTCAAATCGCATCAAAATTAGAAAGAGGAAAAGTAGATTTTTCTATTTTTATCGAAAGTACCGCTGAACAAACCACAACTAAAGTTAATGTCCCAATTGTGAAAGCATACATCAGCCAGTTAAGAGAAGTTTATGCCGCTGCTGATGAAACCGAATTGATGAAAATGGCGGTAAGAATGCCCGATGCATTAAAAATTGAGCGCGACGAAATCGACGAAAATGACTGGGTACAGATCCAAACTGTTATTGAAGAAGCGGTCCAAAACATCTTGACTTTTAGAAAAGATGAAGGAATGTCACTTGAAAAAGAATTTCAATTGCGAATAGGTAACATTCGCCAGTACATGACTGATGCATTAGCATTAGACCCTGAACGCGTACAAGCTATAAAAGACCGTTTACAAACTGCCATTGCTGAATTGCAAGTAAACGTTGATGAAAATCGTTTTGAACAAGAATTAATCTATTACCTAGAGAAATTAGACATTACCGAAGAAAAAGTGCGTTTAACTAATCATTTGGATTATTTCTTAGAAACTATAAATGGAACCGAAGCCAACGGTAGAAAATTAGGTTTTATTACTCAGGAAATGGGGCGTGAAATCAATACTATGGGTTCTAAATCCAATCATGCACAAATGCAGAAATTAGTCGTTCAAATGAAAGACGAATTAGAAAAAATTAAAGAACAGGTTTTAAACGTATTGTAG
- the gmk gene encoding guanylate kinase: MKKGKLIVFSAPSGSGKTTIVKHLLSKPDLNLEFSISAASRDPRGEETNGKDYYFISTEEFKKHIKNEDFLEWEEVYRDNFYGTLKSEIERIWAKGKNVIFDIDVAGGLRIKSKYPEETLAVFVKPPSIDELKIRLKKRSTESEDKINMRIAKASVELATAPQFDVVIKNYDLDIALEEAYQLVKDFVSK, translated from the coding sequence ATGAAAAAAGGAAAATTAATTGTTTTTTCGGCACCATCGGGATCTGGAAAAACAACCATAGTTAAGCATTTACTAAGCAAACCTGATTTGAATTTAGAATTCTCTATTTCTGCAGCTTCTCGTGATCCTCGAGGGGAAGAAACAAACGGAAAAGACTATTATTTCATTTCAACTGAAGAATTCAAAAAACACATCAAAAACGAAGATTTCCTAGAATGGGAAGAGGTCTATAGAGACAACTTCTATGGAACTTTAAAAAGCGAAATCGAACGCATCTGGGCCAAAGGTAAAAATGTAATTTTTGATATTGATGTTGCTGGTGGTTTACGTATTAAATCTAAATATCCAGAAGAAACTTTAGCCGTATTTGTAAAGCCACCAAGTATTGATGAGTTAAAAATTCGTCTAAAAAAGCGCTCCACCGAAAGTGAAGACAAAATTAATATGCGAATTGCAAAAGCATCAGTTGAACTAGCTACAGCTCCGCAATTTGATGTTGTAATTAAAAATTACGATTTAGATATTGCTTTGGAAGAAGCCTATCAATTGGTGAAGGATTTTGTAAGTAAATAA
- the nadD gene encoding nicotinate (nicotinamide) nucleotide adenylyltransferase, producing MKIGLYFGTFNPIHVGHLIIANHMAEHSDLDQVWMVVTPHNPHKKKSTLLDDYHRLQMVHLATEDFPKLKPSDIEFKLSQPNYTVNTLVHLEEKFPNYEFSLIMGEDNLKSLHKWKNYEVILQNHDIYVYPRISSEADTSLKGELAQQNVELKNHPKIHLIDAPVVEISSTFIRNNIKAGKNIQPLLPTKVWEYIDHNNFYKK from the coding sequence ATGAAAATAGGACTCTATTTCGGAACTTTTAATCCCATTCATGTTGGGCATCTTATTATTGCAAACCATATGGCGGAGCACTCTGATTTAGATCAAGTTTGGATGGTAGTTACGCCACATAATCCACACAAAAAGAAAAGTACTTTGCTTGATGATTACCATCGATTACAAATGGTTCATTTAGCAACCGAAGATTTTCCAAAATTGAAACCTTCCGATATAGAATTTAAGTTGTCACAGCCCAATTATACGGTGAACACTTTGGTTCACTTGGAAGAGAAATTTCCAAACTACGAGTTTTCTTTAATTATGGGCGAAGACAACTTAAAGTCGTTGCACAAATGGAAAAACTACGAAGTTATTTTACAAAATCATGATATCTATGTGTATCCTCGCATTTCATCAGAAGCTGACACGAGCCTGAAAGGCGAACTGGCGCAGCAAAATGTAGAACTTAAAAACCATCCTAAAATTCATTTAATTGATGCACCAGTAGTTGAAATTTCCTCTACATTTATTCGCAATAATATTAAAGCAGGAAAAAATATTCAACCACTTTTGCCAACTAAAGTTTGGGAATACATTGATCACAATAATTTTTATAAAAAATAA
- a CDS encoding LysR family transcriptional regulator — translation MVNLEWYRTFKSVYKNGNFSLAAKELFISQPAVSQQIAMLEAHVGYTLFNRKSKGVEPTEYAKLLNNLIIEALDRLENVENGFRAKAFNANRLITVGISKHLFSSIGSALISQYDYIDFSFHENQTLFELVDAKKLDFAIVTKRFDTFDTIQKKVGEMKQIIVGSNNIDASELKLKIKTKVFSPIEQWLNNQKWYSHDAGIPHIKLFWLHVFNKKRPTMISNYIIPSEYEMLGVLAKNTGVAVVWDINAKCFIEEKRIQLLWNSKLMPSTEVFLLSGKNDNFNTAFQEIEVVLRTIFE, via the coding sequence ATGGTCAATCTAGAATGGTACAGAACTTTTAAATCCGTGTATAAAAACGGGAACTTTTCTTTAGCTGCCAAAGAGTTGTTTATAAGTCAACCTGCAGTGAGTCAGCAAATAGCAATGCTAGAGGCCCATGTAGGCTACACGCTTTTTAATCGAAAATCAAAAGGTGTTGAACCAACAGAATATGCTAAGTTACTGAATAACTTGATTATAGAAGCTCTAGACCGATTGGAAAATGTAGAAAATGGATTTCGTGCTAAAGCTTTTAATGCAAACCGATTAATTACAGTTGGTATATCGAAGCATTTATTTAGTAGTATTGGTAGTGCATTGATTTCACAGTATGATTATATAGATTTTAGTTTTCATGAAAACCAAACGCTGTTTGAATTAGTAGATGCTAAAAAACTCGATTTTGCTATTGTGACCAAAAGGTTTGACACCTTCGATACCATTCAAAAAAAGGTAGGAGAAATGAAACAAATTATAGTTGGCTCCAACAATATTGATGCATCCGAGTTGAAATTAAAAATTAAAACTAAAGTTTTTTCACCAATTGAACAATGGTTAAATAATCAAAAGTGGTACAGTCATGATGCTGGAATTCCACACATCAAATTGTTTTGGCTACATGTTTTTAATAAAAAAAGGCCAACAATGATTTCTAATTATATTATTCCATCAGAATATGAAATGCTTGGAGTTCTTGCTAAAAATACAGGAGTAGCAGTAGTTTGGGATATTAATGCTAAGTGTTTTATAGAAGAAAAAAGAATTCAATTATTATGGAATAGCAAACTCATGCCAAGTACGGAAGTTTTTTTATTGTCAGGAAAAAATGATAATTTTAATACCGCTTTTCAAGAAATTGAAGTAGTTCTAAGGACAATATTTGAATAA
- a CDS encoding type 1 glutamine amidotransferase domain-containing protein: MKKIALFTIIALTVGCIKATAQKQNKKDMKKVLFVLTSHDKLGDTGEKTGFWTEEFAAPYYELADKGVLIDIATPLGGQPPIDPKSEDPSSATEDTKRFDKDTELQAKLSKTHKLADVKESDYDAVFYPGGHGPLWDLASNKNSDALISAFYTNNKPVAFVCHSPAVLKNVKVNGEFLVKGKNVTGFSNTEEAAVGLTDVVPFLLEDALQANGATYSKVEDWHPYAVEDGLLITGQNPASSKLVAEKLLHQLNEKK; the protein is encoded by the coding sequence ATGAAGAAAATAGCATTATTTACAATTATTGCATTAACTGTGGGTTGCATTAAAGCAACCGCACAAAAACAAAATAAAAAAGACATGAAAAAAGTATTATTTGTTCTTACTAGTCACGATAAATTAGGAGACACCGGAGAAAAAACAGGATTTTGGACAGAAGAATTTGCTGCTCCTTATTATGAGTTAGCTGACAAAGGAGTCCTAATTGATATTGCTACTCCGCTTGGTGGTCAACCTCCAATTGATCCAAAAAGTGAAGACCCGTCATCGGCAACTGAAGACACAAAACGATTTGACAAAGACACTGAATTACAAGCTAAATTAAGTAAAACACATAAATTAGCCGATGTAAAAGAGTCTGATTACGATGCTGTTTTTTATCCAGGTGGTCATGGACCATTATGGGATCTAGCTTCAAATAAAAATTCAGATGCATTAATCTCAGCATTTTACACTAATAATAAACCAGTAGCTTTTGTTTGTCATTCACCAGCGGTATTGAAAAATGTAAAAGTAAATGGAGAATTTTTAGTTAAAGGTAAAAACGTAACTGGTTTTTCTAACACTGAAGAAGCTGCAGTAGGATTAACTGATGTGGTTCCTTTTTTATTAGAAGACGCCTTACAAGCTAATGGAGCAACGTATTCTAAAGTTGAAGATTGGCATCCTTATGCAGTAGAAGACGGTTTGTTGATTACTGGGCAAAACCCTGCATCCTCTAAATTAGTTGCTGAAAAATTATTACATCAATTAAACGAAAAAAAATAA
- a CDS encoding iron-containing alcohol dehydrogenase, producing MLNFELYNPTNLVFGKGQIEKLGSLVPKGAKILLAYGGGSIFKNGIHEQVLHNLKGHEIVEFSGIEANPHFETLMKAVAIVKEQHIDFILAVGGGSVIDGVKFISAAVNFEGNPIDILQKRILIKENAVPFGTVLTLPATGSEMNSGAVVTIESTKEKLAFGGSAMFPQFSICDPTVIESLPKRQLQNGVVDAYTHVMEQYLTYPHEGYLQDRIAEGILQTLIEVGPQVVENPKDYALASNFMWSCTMALNGLIQKGVPSDWATHMIGHELTAMFGIDHARTLAVIAPSLYKVMFETKKGKLAQYGKRIFNLEGTEDEIANEAINKTVEFFHKMGMDTKLSDYTKEYNHTADFIVNRFDERGWKGLGERQNITLDKVKAIVEMSY from the coding sequence ATGTTAAACTTCGAATTATATAATCCCACGAATCTTGTATTCGGAAAAGGACAAATTGAAAAACTAGGAAGCCTTGTACCCAAAGGAGCTAAAATATTATTGGCTTACGGTGGTGGAAGTATCTTTAAAAACGGAATTCACGAACAAGTACTCCACAATCTTAAAGGGCACGAAATTGTAGAATTTAGCGGAATTGAAGCTAATCCTCATTTTGAAACTTTAATGAAAGCAGTAGCCATTGTTAAAGAACAACATATTGATTTTATTCTTGCCGTTGGTGGTGGATCTGTAATTGATGGTGTGAAATTTATTTCAGCAGCTGTTAATTTTGAAGGAAACCCAATCGATATCTTGCAAAAACGCATTTTAATTAAAGAGAATGCAGTGCCTTTTGGAACTGTATTAACCTTGCCTGCTACAGGAAGCGAAATGAATTCTGGAGCTGTTGTAACTATTGAATCGACCAAAGAGAAATTGGCTTTTGGTGGTTCAGCTATGTTTCCACAATTCTCTATTTGCGATCCAACGGTGATTGAATCTTTGCCAAAAAGACAATTGCAAAACGGTGTTGTCGATGCCTACACGCACGTAATGGAGCAATACTTAACTTATCCACACGAAGGTTATTTACAAGACCGCATTGCCGAAGGAATTTTACAAACCTTAATTGAAGTAGGTCCACAGGTAGTTGAAAATCCTAAAGATTATGCTTTGGCATCTAATTTTATGTGGAGTTGCACCATGGCCTTAAACGGTTTAATCCAAAAAGGAGTTCCTAGTGACTGGGCAACACACATGATAGGTCATGAACTAACTGCGATGTTCGGAATTGACCATGCACGAACTCTTGCTGTTATTGCTCCAAGTTTGTACAAAGTAATGTTTGAGACTAAAAAAGGAAAACTAGCACAATACGGAAAACGCATCTTCAACTTAGAAGGAACGGAAGATGAAATTGCTAACGAAGCTATAAATAAAACGGTTGAATTCTTCCACAAAATGGGAATGGACACGAAGCTATCTGACTATACAAAAGAGTATAATCACACTGCTGATTTCATTGTAAATCGTTTTGATGAACGCGGATGGAAAGGTTTAGGAGAAAGACAAAACATCACTTTAGACAAAGTAAAAGCTATTGTGGAAATGAGTTACTAA
- a CDS encoding NAD(P)H-dependent glycerol-3-phosphate dehydrogenase, translating into MAGNIKFAVIGGGSWATAITKMLCVNLSEVSWYMRNESAIEHIKTYKHNPNYLSAVEFDTKKLKLTSDINEAVAYADYLIFAIPSAFLNDELEKLTVSLKDKIIFSAIKGIVPETSLIVGEHFHFKYDIPYYNIGVITGPCHAEEVALERLSYLTIACGDADKAKLVAKNLSGNFIKTKITDDIIGTEYAAMLKNIYAIAAGIAHGLGYGDNFQSVLMSNGIREMKKFIKKVHKMKRNINDSAYLGDLLVTGYSVFSRNRMFGNMIGKGYTVKSAMMEMSMVSEGYYATKSAYKLNQGYQAKTPIIDAVYEILYDGKDAKAVFKKLTDQLD; encoded by the coding sequence ATGGCCGGAAATATAAAATTCGCAGTTATAGGTGGTGGTAGTTGGGCAACAGCGATTACAAAAATGTTATGTGTAAACCTTTCGGAGGTTTCATGGTACATGCGCAATGAATCAGCTATTGAGCACATAAAGACTTACAAGCATAACCCTAATTATCTTAGTGCGGTAGAGTTTGACACTAAAAAACTAAAATTAACTAGCGATATTAATGAAGCTGTTGCATATGCAGACTACCTCATTTTTGCAATTCCTTCTGCATTTTTAAATGATGAGTTAGAAAAACTAACTGTTTCATTAAAAGATAAAATAATCTTTTCAGCTATTAAAGGAATTGTTCCTGAAACAAGTTTAATTGTTGGCGAACATTTCCATTTTAAATATGACATCCCGTATTATAATATTGGAGTAATTACAGGACCTTGCCATGCCGAAGAAGTAGCATTAGAGCGTTTATCGTACCTTACTATTGCTTGTGGTGATGCTGATAAAGCAAAATTAGTCGCCAAAAATCTATCAGGAAATTTTATAAAAACTAAAATTACAGATGATATCATTGGGACCGAATACGCAGCTATGTTGAAAAACATTTATGCTATTGCTGCTGGAATTGCTCATGGATTGGGTTATGGTGATAATTTCCAATCCGTTTTAATGAGTAATGGTATCCGAGAGATGAAAAAATTCATCAAGAAAGTCCATAAAATGAAACGAAACATTAATGACTCTGCTTATTTAGGAGATTTATTGGTTACTGGATATTCTGTTTTTTCCAGAAATAGAATGTTTGGTAATATGATTGGCAAAGGCTATACTGTAAAGAGTGCAATGATGGAAATGAGCATGGTTTCTGAGGGCTATTATGCAACAAAAAGCGCTTATAAGCTCAACCAAGGGTACCAGGCGAAAACTCCAATTATAGACGCTGTTTATGAAATATTGTACGACGGAAAGGATGCAAAAGCAGTCTTTAAAAAACTAACAGACCAACTGGATTAA
- the pheS gene encoding phenylalanine--tRNA ligase subunit alpha yields the protein MIDKIKEYIGEAQAFSTQSPAELEAFRIKFLGSKGVLKEFFAEFKNVPNEEKKEFGQVINLLKSSAEEKVKSIQESLENKEESKGLFGDLTRSSEPIKIGSRHPISLVKNQIIDIFSNIGFNVSEGPEIEDDWHNFTALNLPEYHPARDMQDTFFIQTNPDILLRTHTSSVQVRYMENNKPPIRTISPGRVFRNEAVSSRSHCIFHQVEGLYIDKDVSFADLKQTLLHFTKEMFGKSKIRLRPSYFPFTEPSAEIDIYWGLKTETDYRITKGTGWLEIGGCGMVDPNVLKNCGIDPEEYTGFAFGMGIERIAMLNYQIGDIRMFYENDVRFLEQFKASI from the coding sequence ATGATAGATAAGATAAAAGAATATATCGGTGAAGCACAAGCCTTCTCGACCCAAAGTCCAGCAGAATTAGAAGCTTTCCGAATTAAATTTCTTGGAAGTAAAGGGGTTTTAAAAGAGTTTTTTGCCGAATTTAAAAATGTTCCTAATGAAGAAAAAAAGGAATTTGGTCAAGTAATCAACTTGCTTAAATCATCTGCCGAAGAAAAGGTAAAATCAATACAAGAATCTTTAGAGAATAAAGAAGAAAGTAAAGGGTTGTTTGGTGATTTAACACGTTCTTCTGAACCAATAAAAATAGGTTCTCGTCACCCAATATCATTAGTAAAAAACCAAATTATAGATATCTTTTCAAACATTGGTTTCAACGTGTCCGAAGGTCCAGAAATAGAAGATGACTGGCATAATTTTACCGCATTAAATCTGCCAGAATACCATCCGGCTCGTGATATGCAAGATACTTTTTTCATACAAACCAATCCTGATATTTTGTTGCGTACGCATACATCATCGGTTCAGGTGCGTTATATGGAGAACAATAAACCGCCTATTCGTACTATTTCTCCAGGAAGAGTGTTCCGTAACGAAGCTGTTTCGTCCCGTTCTCACTGTATTTTTCACCAAGTAGAAGGTCTTTATATCGACAAAGATGTTTCTTTTGCAGACTTGAAACAAACCTTGTTGCATTTTACCAAAGAGATGTTTGGAAAATCAAAAATACGTTTGCGCCCGTCTTATTTCCCATTCACGGAGCCAAGTGCCGAAATTGATATTTACTGGGGTTTAAAAACCGAAACTGATTATCGAATTACCAAAGGAACTGGTTGGTTAGAAATTGGTGGTTGTGGAATGGTAGATCCTAATGTACTTAAAAATTGCGGGATCGATCCAGAAGAATATACTGGTTTCGCATTTGGGATGGGGATTGAAAGAATCGCCATGTTGAACTATCAAATAGGCGATATTCGTATGTTTTACGAAAACGATGTTCGTTTCTTAGAACAATTTAAAGCTAGTATTTAA
- a CDS encoding CvpA family protein has product MGILDIVLGALLIYALFKGMKNGLFVELASLISLILGIYIAIKFSYVVREVVSSHVSWSPKYVEIIAFGLTFIAVVLVVHLLAKVLTGIMDFAFLGWINKLAGGFFSVIKTILLLSIVLNLFQKININNMLTKQETLDKSMFYNPIQETSKFIYPRLQTWYDDFKSKNEDKSLTNKQE; this is encoded by the coding sequence ATGGGAATTTTAGATATTGTCCTGGGTGCATTACTGATATACGCTTTATTTAAAGGTATGAAAAATGGGCTTTTTGTAGAACTTGCTTCCTTAATTTCGCTAATCTTAGGGATTTATATTGCCATAAAATTCTCCTATGTTGTTCGTGAAGTCGTATCAAGTCATGTTTCATGGTCTCCAAAATACGTAGAAATAATCGCTTTTGGGCTCACTTTTATAGCCGTAGTCTTAGTAGTGCATTTATTAGCCAAGGTGCTTACAGGGATTATGGACTTCGCTTTTTTGGGTTGGATTAACAAGTTAGCTGGAGGTTTTTTTAGTGTTATAAAAACCATATTGCTCTTGAGCATTGTATTGAATCTTTTTCAAAAAATCAACATCAACAATATGCTTACCAAGCAAGAGACGCTAGATAAGTCCATGTTTTACAACCCTATTCAAGAAACGTCAAAGTTTATTTATCCAAGATTACAAACCTGGTACGATGATTTTAAAAGCAAAAACGAAGATAAATCACTTACTAATAAGCAAGAATAA
- a CDS encoding tetratricopeptide repeat protein, with protein MKNIFYIVLLFTSQIFFAQSGFETGNDLYQKGKYQEAVHAYESVVNSHKQSAELYYNLGNSYYKLNKVAPAIYNYEKALVLKPNDKDVQNNLRFAQKRTIDEIKVIPKVGFGKLLRDFTAIYHYNTWGWISIGFSVLFLLCFIGYYFSQMTVVKRIFFFSMFVVVFLLMITVAAAIFEKSHFENEKPAIVFAEMADVKSEPQKLASTIVVLHEGTKVFVEEIVEGWKKVQLTDGTEGWIENNAIKEVK; from the coding sequence ATGAAAAACATTTTTTATATAGTATTATTATTTACTTCTCAAATTTTCTTTGCTCAAAGTGGCTTTGAAACTGGGAATGATTTATACCAAAAAGGGAAATATCAGGAAGCCGTTCATGCATACGAAAGTGTGGTAAATAGCCATAAGCAGTCGGCTGAATTGTATTATAATTTAGGGAACTCTTATTATAAATTAAACAAAGTAGCTCCTGCTATCTATAATTATGAAAAGGCTTTGGTTTTAAAACCAAATGATAAGGACGTTCAAAACAATTTAAGATTTGCACAAAAAAGAACTATTGACGAAATAAAAGTAATTCCAAAAGTAGGTTTTGGTAAATTGCTTCGTGATTTCACGGCAATTTATCATTACAATACTTGGGGATGGATTTCTATAGGATTTTCAGTATTGTTTCTATTGTGTTTTATAGGATATTATTTTTCTCAAATGACTGTGGTTAAAAGAATATTTTTCTTCTCCATGTTTGTGGTTGTTTTCTTGCTTATGATAACTGTCGCTGCAGCCATTTTTGAAAAAAGCCATTTTGAAAACGAAAAGCCAGCAATCGTTTTTGCCGAAATGGCGGATGTAAAAAGTGAGCCCCAAAAATTAGCTTCTACCATTGTGGTGTTACATGAAGGTACAAAAGTCTTTGTAGAAGAAATTGTGGAAGGTTGGAAAAAAGTGCAGCTAACAGATGGAACAGAGGGCTGGATTGAAAATAATGCTATCAAAGAAGTAAAGTAA